The following DNA comes from Candidatus Atribacteria bacterium ADurb.Bin276.
GGCCGCTGCAGAGAAATTCACCGATAAAGCCAATAATAAATTCGGTATTGCCATGAGAGCCATCAAAGGAGAAGATAACCCAATCATATCTACTTCCTGGACCTGGGTCCATGGCGGGGAATGGCTCGATGAAGATATGAAACCGGGAGTGACCAGCCCAGAATTTATCCAAGGCGCAAAATGGTTCAGTGATATTCTGAAGAACTATGGACCACCCGATGTTTCTCGTTATAGCTGGCTCGAAGTACAGAATGCATTTGTAACCGGAACAACCGGTGTCATCTTCGATGCTTCTGACTTTATCGGCCGTATTGAAGATCCAAATCTCTCTCAAATTGTAGGAAAGATTGGTTATGCTTTAGCGCCGGCAGGACCATTTGGACCGGTTTCTGAGCGCTATGCATCTCACTTATTCACTGCTGGAATGGGAATCAATGCTGATTCAAAGAATATTGAAGCCGCTTGGTTATTCTTGCAATGGATGACCAGTAAAGACGTCCAGATGAGAACGATGATTGAAGGCGGAAATACCGGTATAACTAGCGTTTCAGCTATGGCAAGTGAAGAATTTTCCAAGACCTATCCAGGTGTACCGGTGATCCTTGAAGCTTTAAAGCTCGCTAACCCTGACTATATGCCACATATTGCTGAATACCCTGAACTCTGTGAAGCAATTGGAACCCAGATTTCCAGATCAGTAACTGGTGAAGCAAGTGTTGAAGATGCAATGAAAATTGCTTACGATGATATGTACAAGGTATTGGAGCAAGCTGGATATTACCAATAATATTTAGCTTAGCAGGCCATTAATATTGCGGGTGGTAATTATTTACTAAACCACCCGCAATCAGAAAGGGCGAAGCAATAATGAAATTGAAAAAAACCAGTTTTTATATCTTATTTCTTCCTGCATTAGCAGTTTTAATAATGGTCGCCATCTTTCCTTTTGCAGTATGTATCAATAATAGTACCCGGTTTTACGATTTAACCAATCCAGCCAAGGGGACTCCCTATATTGGAGCAACCAACTACAAACTCCTTTTTGAAGATGTACGCTTTTGGCACTCATTAAAAATAACCGTCTATTTTGTAATTTTTGGAGGAGTTTTACAATTGATTTTGGGGTATACTATGGCCTCTCTAATTAATGGAACCGAGAAAGGAAGTAGGATTGTTCCATTTTTTCTGATTCCTATGGTCATGACTCCGGTAGTGGTGGGATTAACCTGGCGTTTAATGTATGACCACACCTTAGGGATCATTAATTATATTGTTCGATTCTTAGGATTGACGCCACTTGCCTGGTTGGGAACCGGAAGGTTAGCATTATTCTCGATAATCTTAACCGATGTTTGGGAATGGACTCCACTTATTTTTCTGGTTCTTTATTCGGGCATGAGAGCCCTTCCTACCGAACCGTATGAAGCAGGAAAAATCGATGGAGCCAATACTTGGCAAGTTTTAACCAGGATTACTCTTCCACTTTTAAAACCGGTTATTTTAGTTGCAGTTTTACTTCGAACCATTGATGCTTTTAAATGGTTTGATACGATATACATTATGACCAATGGAGGTCCAGGGATTGCTACTGAAACCGCCAGTATCTATTCATACCTTATCTCGTTTAATTTCTTTAACATTGGGAAAGGATCGGCTTTTTCGATAATCATGATCATTTTAGTCAATATTTTTTGCCTAATTTATACCAAGATTATTCCCGAAAAGGAGATGGCATAAAAATGAAGAAAAACAAGTGGATAATTTATATCCTCATCGGGGTACTCCTGGTCTTTTTTCTATTTCCAGTTTATTGGATTATTACCATGTCTCTCAAAACTCGAATTCAAGCCATCAGCATCCCGCCGGTCTGGTTTTTTAAACCACTGCTGAGTAATTATGGGAAAGTGCTTTTTGAGAGCGCCTTTCCTCGGAACTTTTTTAATAGTTTTATAATCAGTATTGTCACAGTTTTTTTATCGGTAATATTAGGAACCCCAGCCGCTTATGCCTTGTCTCGCTATAATTTTCGACGGAAGGGAGACCTTATGTTTTGGATTCTCAGCACTCGGTTTGCTCCTCCCATTGCAGTTATTATTCCTTTTTTTCTCCTTTTCCGTGATTTAAAAATGCTCGATTCCCACATCACTTTAATCATTGTTTATCTCACCTTTAATCTTTCTTTTGTAATTTGGTTGATGAGAGGATTTTTTAATGAAGTTCCTCAAGAGTTAGAGGAAGCAGCCTTGGTAGACGGGACAACCGATTTAGGTGCTTTTGTTCGCATTGCTTTCCCTTTGGCTGCTCCAGGGATTGTAGCTTCAACAATTCTTTCTTTTTTGTTTTCCTGGAATGAGTTCTTTTTTGCTCTTATTCTAACCAGAAAGGTTGCTCAAACTCTGCCAGTTGCCATATCTGGATATATTGGATTTATGGGAATTGAATGGGAAAATATGTCAGCTGCAGCGGTCATGGCATCACTGCCGATTTTAGTATTAGCGATGATCGTACAAAAGTATTTGGTTCGTGGATTAACATTAGGAGCTATTAAATAATGTTAAGGAGATTTTCATGATAAATCGAAACGAATCCCGTAGTAAAAATATTCAATTTCTAATGGATTATGTTAAAAATCAATATGGGAGCAAAGATAATCAGCTTCGTCAAAATAATTGGGTCTCTTTTGCAGGTTTACCGGGGATATTTGTTCGGCACCTTCCCAAAAAAGACTTGGACAATGTCCCTT
Coding sequences within:
- a CDS encoding putative ABC transporter-binding protein precursor codes for the protein MGKGYKGIVWFVVAILTIIGLSGMVLAQDQPYAGTTITIITWDTATARAIEKLIPEFEKATGMKIDWNVFAEPVLREKVIADLAAKTGAYDIFLLDGWQTARYARAGYVAELDDLLANKKSEYYCEDFAPIYLDALRYDGKLWGLPYYGHVGIMMYRKDWFEEKGITVPVNTDELMAAAEKFTDKANNKFGIAMRAIKGEDNPIISTSWTWVHGGEWLDEDMKPGVTSPEFIQGAKWFSDILKNYGPPDVSRYSWLEVQNAFVTGTTGVIFDASDFIGRIEDPNLSQIVGKIGYALAPAGPFGPVSERYASHLFTAGMGINADSKNIEAAWLFLQWMTSKDVQMRTMIEGGNTGITSVSAMASEEFSKTYPGVPVILEALKLANPDYMPHIAEYPELCEAIGTQISRSVTGEASVEDAMKIAYDDMYKVLEQAGYYQ
- the sugA_4 gene encoding Trehalose transport system permease protein SugA; the protein is MKLKKTSFYILFLPALAVLIMVAIFPFAVCINNSTRFYDLTNPAKGTPYIGATNYKLLFEDVRFWHSLKITVYFVIFGGVLQLILGYTMASLINGTEKGSRIVPFFLIPMVMTPVVVGLTWRLMYDHTLGIINYIVRFLGLTPLAWLGTGRLALFSIILTDVWEWTPLIFLVLYSGMRALPTEPYEAGKIDGANTWQVLTRITLPLLKPVILVAVLLRTIDAFKWFDTIYIMTNGGPGIATETASIYSYLISFNFFNIGKGSAFSIIMIILVNIFCLIYTKIIPEKEMA
- the sugB_9 gene encoding Trehalose transport system permease protein SugB is translated as MKKNKWIIYILIGVLLVFFLFPVYWIITMSLKTRIQAISIPPVWFFKPLLSNYGKVLFESAFPRNFFNSFIISIVTVFLSVILGTPAAYALSRYNFRRKGDLMFWILSTRFAPPIAVIIPFFLLFRDLKMLDSHITLIIVYLTFNLSFVIWLMRGFFNEVPQELEEAALVDGTTDLGAFVRIAFPLAAPGIVASTILSFLFSWNEFFFALILTRKVAQTLPVAISGYIGFMGIEWENMSAAAVMASLPILVLAMIVQKYLVRGLTLGAIK